The proteins below come from a single Alnus glutinosa chromosome 9, dhAlnGlut1.1, whole genome shotgun sequence genomic window:
- the LOC133876875 gene encoding receptor-like protein 6 — protein MSIFEVRGLEGLSLGSNKFNNSLDFSVIQPLKFLFHLDLSHIHLLTEYNDFYLSLFAVQFDTITLASCKMKKFPDFLRNQSNLFFLDLSNNQIHGELPNWIWKLSDLRYLNISYNYLKTLEGPISNISFKATSLNFRSNQFQGQLPILPPVSHLDFSINNFHSALPASIGQSLEFAYFFSISNNKLYGSIPGSICKATHLRFLDLSDNYLSGTIPQCLIENGYLLVLKLKRNKLNGTIPDTFSDCNLQTLAINQNQLEGELPKSLKNCHGLEVLDIGNNIIKDTFPFYLNTISLKVLILRSNKFYGPIAHPELNTTWPILQILDAASNNFIGHLPIVLLST, from the coding sequence ATGTCTATCTTTGAAGTTCGAGGTCTTGAAGGCCTATCACTTGGTTCAAACAAATTTAACAACTCTTTGGACTTTAGTGTTATTCAACcgttaaaatttctttttcacCTTGATCTTTCTCACATCCACTTGTTGACTGAATATAATGATTTTTACCTTTCGTTATTCGCGGTTCAGTTTGATACAATAACTCTCGCTTCTTGCAAGATGAAAAAATTTCCTGATTTCTTGAGAAACCAATCTAATTTATTCTTTCTAGACCTTTCAAACAACCAAATCCATGGAGAGTTACCCAACTGGATATGGAAACTTTCTGATCTTAGATATCTAAATATTTCTTATAACTACTTGAAGACTCTTGAAGGACCTATCTCCAATATCTCTTTTAAGGCGACATCTCTAAACTTTCGCTCCAACCAATTCCAAGGCCAACTCCCAATTCTCCCACCTGTCAGCCACTTGGATTTCTCCATAAATAATTTTCATTCTGCCTTACCAGCTAGCATTGGCCAGTCCCTTGAATTCgcatatttcttttctatttcaaataataaattatatgggAGTATCCCTGGATCAATATGCAAAGCTACACATCTTCGATTTCTCGATCTGTCTGATAATTATTTAAGTGGCACAATTCCCCAATGCTTGATTGAGAATGGATATCTTTTGGTTTTGaagttaaaaagaaacaaactcaATGGTACAATTCCTGACACATTTTCAGATTGTAATTTACAAACTTTAGCTATCAATCAAAACCAACTAGAAGGAGAGTTACCAAAATCTCTGAAGAATTGCCATGGGTTGGAGGTCTTGGACATTGGGAACAACATCATCAAGGATACCTTCCCATTTTACTTGAATACAATCTCATTGAAGGTTCTTATTTTGCGGTCTAACAAATTTTATGGTCCCATTGCTCATCCAGAGCTTAACACTACATGGCCAATACTTCAAATCTTAGATGCAGCTTCAAACAATTTTATCGGTCACCTTCCAATAGTACTCCTTTCTACTTGA